CACAACAATCGCCGCCCAGGGCACATCCTTACCGACTTCAGGAGGATCAAATTCAAAACCGATGCCTTCCAGCGCCAGCGTCCCTTTTGAAACCCGCAGGATATGTCGAACATTCGGGTCACGCTCCGGTCTCGATCGCAACCCCAGACTGTTCTTTCCCCGTTCATACTGAAAGATCGGGGCATAGCCAAAGCCGGCTTCGATGCTCAGGGTTTTATCAATTTCGAGATGCGGTACACCAAAAGGTCCGTCCCCATTCACTCGAATTAAATCACCCGCTTTAGCAGCAGCGACCGCACCCTGCAGTGTTTCGAACACCGGTTTTTTTTCCTGAGAATAGATCTGAAACTTCTTCTCAGGTTCCCCGTTGAGCATACGTGAGATATCACTACCCAGGTTGGCTTTACGCAGGAACAGGATCGCAAAAGCAGTCTCTGCCAGTTTACCACGCGAGTCTTCCCAACTGCCATCCTCTTTCTGTGTCTTAATCAAAGCAGAGGCTCCTTTGGAAAACCAGTCCGTTTTACCCAGAGTTTCCAGCCCCAGCAAGACGCCTACGCGCTCAGTCGACCAGAGAAAATATCGGGCAGAGGAGGCACTGATTCCTGCAGCATAGGTTCCCGCCATCTCCAGCCCCTTGGCAAAAATCGGATCGGAAACCAGAGTATCTCCTTCCTTCTGTGTTTCAGCCCGGTCACCTGCTTCTTTGACTATGTCCTGATTCATTGACCTGATTTTCGTCGCGCGGGCAACCGTCAGACAGAAGAGGCCTGCCAGCGTCATCGAATTCCGTGACGGTTCCTTCATTTCTTCCGTGGGCAGCTTGTAACTCCAGCCCCCGTCTTCGTTCTGCGTTTCGACAAACCGTCGTGCCACGCCGCTCATCGATTCGTCAATGTTGATGTTCGAACGGGAGGCTGTCCATAGCCCAAGTACTGCAAACTGAGTGCAACTGTTATCGCCGGGAGAAGTTACCAGTTTAGGACGAGCCCGTGGATTATTTAAACTACTCGCAGACGCCAGCGGACAGGTATAACTCCAACCCCCGGTCGTGGTCTGACCGGCGATTAAACGTGCGGCAAACCGGCGAATATCAGCTTTGTCCTCACGATCACCAATTCGGGATAATAACAGAATTGCCAGAGAGAGATCATAAGTCGATTTCAGCTTCTCTGATTCTTTCAGAACAAACTGTCTGCCCTTCTGAATCAGAGGGTCGTTGACGGGGATTCCATTTTCCAGCAGCGCCATTGTACAGAGCGCAGTGATCCCCACCGGATGACCTTCAAACTCCCAGCTGCCATCTTCCTGCTGCTGGGACTTGAGAAACTCAACTCCCTTGAGACGGGAAGCGGTCACCTCCTGCTCGGTCTGTGCCTGCGAAGTCGAAGACACGACAGTTGAGAATAAAACGAAGCTAAATACAAAACACACATTCTTGAACAGCTGACGGCGCATCACTGTCTACTCCAGGCGGGAAAAAATAGAGCCTTAAAGACAATCATATCTTTAACAAAGTTTCATGTATTCTAATTCAGACGTATGGAAAAGCGAACCGGAAAATTGAAAATCCAGGTACTTCAGGCAAAAGTAAAACAAAACAGCGACCGGATTCATGACTACTTCTGTTGAGTCGATTTTCTGGCCTGATTTGTCAGTTCTTGAATTTTGGAAACCACCCGCTGTTCGACCGATTCGGCAAATGGACCAGGGTACGAGGTATATATCATGGCCCTGTTGCCTTCGTAGCCTCCTTCTTGCAGGACGCGCGAACTGGGGAGATAGCCGAATACATGGTTTGAGTAGCCGGCAACCCAGATGACAGGCTCCTGTTTGCTGGAATTCTCAGTACCTGATTTCAGTTCCTGCTGCAGCCTGAGAGAATAATCCACAACCGTTTCACCACAAATGGCTGCTAATGTCAGATCATTCCCAAACTGAATTACCTGCAGAGGAAATGCATAGCTGGTCTGAATACCCCCGCGTTCTTCGAGCTGATCCAGCAGACGGACCGCGTGGCTTTGTTCATATTTATTGCCTGTTTCCTTGCGTTTGAGCAGTTCTTCACGGGCAGGGGGAGTCGCAAATTCCAGTTCGACCTCTTCCATTGCGATTCCCAGGGGACCATGAATTTCACGAGGCTGTTTGACAGACAGAGCCACTTCGACGGCGTTGGAAAGGGCGCGACCGTGCTGTTTCGCCAGATCCAGAGATCGCCGCGGATAGGGATTCTGATCTCCTCCGCAGCCCATCATAAAAAGAGCCACCGTACCCGGATGTGCGGCTTCCAGATATTCCTGGGCATACCCGGCATAGTCACCACAAAACTGATAAAAACTGAGCGTTGTATTATGACAGGCATAACCAAAGAGCACCGCCAGCAGGGAACTGTCTGGGCGTTCTACAATTAATACCGGCACCCGTTGATCTACGGGACCTTCCGGATAGGGACTGTTTACCACTCCCCCAGAAGTCGGCAGGCGGCGATTCATTGAGAAGCCAGCCCGTGCGGAAGCATACTTCAGCTCAACCGGCGCCAGACGAGGCAGTGTTTCTTCGATTGCCTTGAGGAGTTTCTCGACCAGCAAATTCGTATACTGGCGGGCTTCTGCACCTCGATCTCCTCCCAGTCCCCGGCGGGTCGCTTTGTCTTCCCGTAATTCGGGTCCGCAATGCGTATGCGATGCGTTCATCAATAAGGCAGCTGAGGGTATTTTAAACTCCGATTCCAGACGCGCGGCAATCGGATCGCGCAATGCAGGCGTAATCCCGATCAGGTCAGTCGTAATGATCACGACTTTTTGCCCTCGCGTATCTTCCAGAATCAACAGCTTGGCGTACAGATCATGCACTTTTCCCTCAGAGGGTTTTGTGCGGGCTGCGTAGCCGGACATCCACATGGGTTTATCGGGCGTGATCACGACAGAGGCAGCGGCACCGCGCCATTCGGTTTTGCGAGCTGTTTCTGCTGCCGAGGCTCGTATTACTGCGGCAGACGTCATCCAGGTAATCAGTAAAGTCAGAATCAATATTTGACGGAAGTAAAAGTTCATAGAGGCACCTCAGCGGCTTAAATAAAATGAAATCATTGATCAGGCTCCACAGACTGCGCAATCTTTTCGACGCAGAATCCGGTTTCTTTGAAATGTCATATCCCGCAAATCAAACATCAGCAGTTGATTGGCCAGCGTATCACCCAGACCACTGAGCAACTTGATCGCTTCCATTGCCGCCATACAGCCAACCGTACCGGAGACAGCACCAAACACCGGGAACTCGCGTTTCCAGGCAGGAGGATCGTGGGGGTAGAGACAGGCCAGACAGCCTGTCTGGCCGGGGATAAACGTGGTCAGTTGTGCTTCGAGGTCATACATGGCACATTCCACGAGCGGCTTATTCTGCAAGACTGACTGCCGGTTCATCGCATAGCGTTCCGGGAAGAGCGGGGCACAGTCGACAATCAGGTCGACCTGATTCACAATCGATTCCGCATTCTCTTCACTGAGGTTGTTCGGGATTGCCACAATTTCCAGCCGGGGATTGAGTTCCTTTAATCGCCGCTCTGCTGATTCGACACGAGGTTTACCCAGCCAGTCATGGGTCATTAAAAGCTGACGATTCAGGTCACTCGGTTTGACATTCCCTGCGTGGGCAATCACCAGTTTTCCAACGCCTGCCGCTGCCAGTTCGTATGCCACCACACTTCCCAGACCACCACATCGCGAGATCAAAACAGACGCGTTTTTGAGCTTCTCCTGACCGGCTTCTCCAAATTCGGGCACCCAGATCTGCCACTCATAAACTGCTCGTTCTTCATCCGACAGGGGAGCGAAACCGGACATCATGACTCCTGTAGCTTGAGGCGGGATTTCTATTTTACAATGTTAAGGTGGGTTCCTCATCCCCCGGAAATCGGGGAGAGAATCGTCACGACCTGGTGAGGTTCCAGCGTCAGTGGTTCTTCCCATAATACCTGTTCGTTCGAAACAAACAACAGGATGGATGGGTGCAGTGCCTCTGAATCCGGAAACAGTAGAGGCTTCAGAGCCGTCGAGTGTGATTCCGCAACTTGCTTCACCAGATCCTGCAAAGTGCTTCCCGGTGAAACGTCATATTCTTCAGCACCTGTACCGGCCGCCTTTTTAACCTGGGCCGTATATTCTACCTTAATCTTCATTCTATTGCGCTTTCAATCTTGCTGAAGGACCGGCCTTCGATTCGGGTTCCTGACTACTGGTAGTAGTGTCTTCCGCGAACTCTGCTGTCTTTGATGGCAGGCTGCATACCACTCCATCAACAATCGCTAATTTAATATCCCCCAGCCGCTCTGATTCGGAAGCATTGTGCGTGATATGCAAGGTCGTCACGCCGGTCATGCGCTGCACTTCACTCAACAGAGTGCACATATCGCCGCGCGTGTTTTCGTCTAACGCACTCAAAGGTTCATCCAGGCAGAGAATGGAAGGTTTCGCAGCCAGAGCACGCCCCAGAGCAACCCGTTGCGTTTCCCCCCCACTCAAACCAAAGGGAGTTCGATTCAACAGATTACTGATTCCCAGCAGTTCTGCCAGTTCTTCGACACGAATATTGATTTCCCGCTGACTCCATTTTCGCAGTTCTAAAGCAAACGAGAGATTATCTCGCACCGTCATTGTATGAAACAGCACTCCATCCTGGGGTACATATCCAATTTCACGCTCAGCCGGGCTGGCATGCGTCATCTGGTTTCCGTTCAGAGAAACGGTACCCGACTGGACTTTCTTCAGGCCACAGATGGTTTCCAGAATGGTGGTTTTCCCGCTGCCGGTCTTACCCATCAAGACGGCATAGTGCCCCCCGGGTACTTCAAAGCTGACGTCTTTCAACCGGAATTCGCCAACCTGGACACAAAGGTTTTTTACGGAAATCATAATCAATCAAATCAGGTATTTGAGATCTTTGTAGTGGCAGATCTCAATCAAATCACGTTTAAATTGCTGCGCCGCGGGTCAGACCGAACATACGGGCAATGACCAGTACAATCAAGGCAGCCACAACCATAATCAGTGAGGCGGCAACTGCACCTTCGATATTACCGACCGTCAGTTCCAGGAACACTGTTGTCGGAAGCACTTCCGTTTTCATACGGGTTGCCCCGGAAAAGACCAGAATCGGACCGAACTCACCCAGCGAGCGTGCCCAGGCGAGTGTGCCCGCTGCCAGCAGTCCGCGATAAGCCTGAGGAAAGACCACAAGCCAGAAGGCCTGTCCCCGACTGCAGCCCAGCGTTAACGCCACCTGTTCATATCGCGGGCCAATCTGATCAAAGGTGACCCGCATCGTCCGCACCGCGAAGGCACAGGCCACCATGAACTGAGCCAGAATCACGCTGGGTATTTCGTAGGTCACTCCGATTGATTTTCCGAAAATTACTTTTGTCACTTTGCGAATCAAATCATCAACCGACTGCCTGTTGTCTATCGGCTGCTCCTCATAATCCGGCTTCTTCGCTACGAATGGTTGTTCATCTATAACAGG
The sequence above is a segment of the Gimesia algae genome. Coding sequences within it:
- a CDS encoding neutral/alkaline non-lysosomal ceramidase N-terminal domain-containing protein, which encodes MNFYFRQILILTLLITWMTSAAVIRASAAETARKTEWRGAAASVVITPDKPMWMSGYAARTKPSEGKVHDLYAKLLILEDTRGQKVVIITTDLIGITPALRDPIAARLESEFKIPSAALLMNASHTHCGPELREDKATRRGLGGDRGAEARQYTNLLVEKLLKAIEETLPRLAPVELKYASARAGFSMNRRLPTSGGVVNSPYPEGPVDQRVPVLIVERPDSSLLAVLFGYACHNTTLSFYQFCGDYAGYAQEYLEAAHPGTVALFMMGCGGDQNPYPRRSLDLAKQHGRALSNAVEVALSVKQPREIHGPLGIAMEEVELEFATPPAREELLKRKETGNKYEQSHAVRLLDQLEERGGIQTSYAFPLQVIQFGNDLTLAAICGETVVDYSLRLQQELKSGTENSSKQEPVIWVAGYSNHVFGYLPSSRVLQEGGYEGNRAMIYTSYPGPFAESVEQRVVSKIQELTNQARKSTQQK
- a CDS encoding prenyltransferase/squalene oxidase repeat-containing protein, giving the protein MRRQLFKNVCFVFSFVLFSTVVSSTSQAQTEQEVTASRLKGVEFLKSQQQEDGSWEFEGHPVGITALCTMALLENGIPVNDPLIQKGRQFVLKESEKLKSTYDLSLAILLLSRIGDREDKADIRRFAARLIAGQTTTGGWSYTCPLASASSLNNPRARPKLVTSPGDNSCTQFAVLGLWTASRSNINIDESMSGVARRFVETQNEDGGWSYKLPTEEMKEPSRNSMTLAGLFCLTVARATKIRSMNQDIVKEAGDRAETQKEGDTLVSDPIFAKGLEMAGTYAAGISASSARYFLWSTERVGVLLGLETLGKTDWFSKGASALIKTQKEDGSWEDSRGKLAETAFAILFLRKANLGSDISRMLNGEPEKKFQIYSQEKKPVFETLQGAVAAAKAGDLIRVNGDGPFGVPHLEIDKTLSIEAGFGYAPIFQYERGKNSLGLRSRPERDPNVRHILRVSKGTLALEGIGFEFDPPEVGKDVPWAAIVVNGGNLKMLNCSISEQNDKGMAAVQFLKPTDSTITNCFFVGGRATFEIEGTGKQTISVDDSIVFSRKIFSVLKSSGTTAGGDINLNLSHCTVQGAEGFVFERFVKNIHVKSDHCAFKVEDLGLSMLSAKGSKANRSFTGDANVYDVDKWLGLSGKTESGVTDVKSWSQFWGKTDETSVGDILAFAFRRPNNSFNHRYKPEDWEVSDTSPLLARGLEFGAKPASVGAGPGFSRFRSSILYNEWKQRQVADAK
- a CDS encoding ABC transporter permease, yielding MTEPITNEQKIREFKPRSDVAFYTIFISISAFYVFLIVAMLTAETTYTTPDHIWNAFAKPEIRYAIWLSLISCAITTVLSLWVSVPIGYLMSRHEFPGKTLIDAILDIPIVLPPLVIGLCLLILFQVKVPQVEWLNELVAEESRVKEVVVTEPNQIKDRQPVIDEQPFVAKKPDYEEQPIDNRQSVDDLIRKVTKVIFGKSIGVTYEIPSVILAQFMVACAFAVRTMRVTFDQIGPRYEQVALTLGCSRGQAFWLVVFPQAYRGLLAAGTLAWARSLGEFGPILVFSGATRMKTEVLPTTVFLELTVGNIEGAVAASLIMVVAALIVLVIARMFGLTRGAAI
- a CDS encoding ATP-binding cassette domain-containing protein, which translates into the protein MISVKNLCVQVGEFRLKDVSFEVPGGHYAVLMGKTGSGKTTILETICGLKKVQSGTVSLNGNQMTHASPAEREIGYVPQDGVLFHTMTVRDNLSFALELRKWSQREINIRVEELAELLGISNLLNRTPFGLSGGETQRVALGRALAAKPSILCLDEPLSALDENTRGDMCTLLSEVQRMTGVTTLHITHNASESERLGDIKLAIVDGVVCSLPSKTAEFAEDTTTSSQEPESKAGPSARLKAQ
- a CDS encoding HesA/MoeB/ThiF family protein, which codes for MMSGFAPLSDEERAVYEWQIWVPEFGEAGQEKLKNASVLISRCGGLGSVVAYELAAAGVGKLVIAHAGNVKPSDLNRQLLMTHDWLGKPRVESAERRLKELNPRLEIVAIPNNLSEENAESIVNQVDLIVDCAPLFPERYAMNRQSVLQNKPLVECAMYDLEAQLTTFIPGQTGCLACLYPHDPPAWKREFPVFGAVSGTVGCMAAMEAIKLLSGLGDTLANQLLMFDLRDMTFQRNRILRRKDCAVCGA
- a CDS encoding MoaD/ThiS family protein; this translates as MKIKVEYTAQVKKAAGTGAEEYDVSPGSTLQDLVKQVAESHSTALKPLLFPDSEALHPSILLFVSNEQVLWEEPLTLEPHQVVTILSPISGG